In a genomic window of Variovorax paradoxus:
- a CDS encoding aromatic/alkene monooxygenase hydroxylase subunit beta — translation MQVDIKTSDIRPIRQTFSHVARRLGDKPASRYQEATLDMQPTANFHYRPLWDPQHELYDKRRTAIVMADWYAFKDPRHFYYGVYTMTRARQQEGADRQFEFADKRQLLAQADAGVRESLQQVLVPLRHYEWGANMNHSYCCGYGYGTAITQPFVFAAMDRLGIAQYLSRIGLQLDGNSGQALDAGKEAWMSHPAWQGVRRTMENLFVTKDWFELFVAQNLVFDGLLYPLVYRHYVNAQGAATGHALAMLTEFMNEWFEENARWVDATLKTAADESPANAARLAAWYADWRAQIAEALAPLAALALGAQGAPALQELATALDARFARSVRTA, via the coding sequence GCAAGTCGACATCAAGACCTCGGACATCCGGCCGATCCGCCAGACCTTCTCGCACGTGGCGCGGCGGCTCGGCGACAAGCCGGCCTCGCGCTACCAGGAAGCCACGCTGGACATGCAGCCAACGGCCAACTTCCACTACCGGCCGCTGTGGGATCCGCAGCACGAGCTCTACGACAAGCGCCGCACCGCGATCGTCATGGCCGACTGGTATGCGTTCAAGGACCCGCGCCATTTCTATTACGGCGTCTACACGATGACGCGCGCGCGCCAGCAGGAGGGCGCCGACCGACAGTTCGAGTTCGCCGACAAGCGCCAGCTGCTGGCGCAGGCCGATGCCGGCGTGCGCGAGTCGCTGCAGCAGGTGCTGGTGCCGCTGCGCCACTACGAGTGGGGCGCGAACATGAACCACAGCTACTGCTGCGGCTACGGCTACGGCACCGCGATCACGCAGCCCTTCGTCTTCGCGGCCATGGACCGGCTCGGCATCGCGCAGTACCTCTCGCGCATCGGCCTGCAGCTCGACGGCAACTCGGGCCAGGCGCTCGACGCGGGCAAGGAGGCCTGGATGTCGCATCCGGCCTGGCAGGGCGTGCGCCGCACGATGGAGAACCTGTTCGTCACCAAGGACTGGTTCGAGCTGTTCGTGGCGCAGAACCTGGTGTTCGACGGCCTGCTGTACCCGCTGGTCTACCGCCACTACGTGAACGCGCAGGGCGCGGCCACCGGCCATGCGCTGGCGATGCTGACCGAGTTCATGAACGAGTGGTTCGAAGAGAACGCGCGCTGGGTCGATGCCACGCTGAAGACCGCGGCCGACGAGTCGCCGGCCAATGCAGCACGGCTCGCGGCCTGGTACGCCGACTGGCGCGCGCAGATCGCCGAGGCGCTCGCGCCGCTGGCCGCGCTGGCGCTCGGCGCCCAGGGCGCGCCCGCGCTGCAGGAACTGGCCACGGCGCTCGACGCCCGCTTCGCGCGCTCGGTGCGCACCGCCTGA